The genomic stretch GTTCTCCTGCCGCCTCTGGTCTTGTTGCATTGTCCTGGTACTTATGACTTGCTACAGGTCATTTTGAACGTCGTGTCGCGTTTGGATACGACGCCGATCTCACTCAGGTCAAGGCTGATTTTCATTCTGATTTGCTTCGTGTCACTATTCCACGTCGCACATCCGCAGTCGCCTCTATGCAGTCAGCTATGTATGCGCCTATCGGGAGGTCGTCCTAACTGCCCTCTGCATTCTTTTTGTGTGGGATCCATGTTCTTTCTTCCGAGTGATCCAGACGCGTCACATGCGGAAAACACAAAAGAACCCACAATAACCCGACTAGAAGAGCCTACCTAGAGGGGTTACCCACAGCCCTGTCTCTTCAACTCCTCGAGGGGACCAAAATCAGTGGCGTCAGCACCAGAGATGACCTCTCCAGCAAGCACCATCAGCATTTTCCGACCACTTCTGGCGCGGCCGAACCTCATCGCAGTTCCGGATGTCGCCTTCAAGCTTCCATCCCACACCATGCCCCATCTCGCCAACGCCCACTCCTACTCCAAAATACATTTCGTGACTCTTGTGATTTCTCACACCATATATCGATTTCATTACCGTATTCATTTTACATTTCCCTTCAACTGTACTATACCAATCCAAAATAGACTATTTGCGGACCGCCGTTTGCCGTTTTTGAAAATGTACGCCCGATTGCAACTTGAGCTCAGACTTTTACGAAATTTGTTGCTGATTAGCCGTGTACCAACACACACCATGTCTGGCTTCAAATCCTCACCGGGACAGTCATTTTTGAGGTAAGACACATCGCATGCAGCACAGTGACGCGAACAAATTCGAAGCACGATGATCATTATCACACTCCATCCGCTACGGCCGCCCTGTCTATCGAGCATCAAGCAGTCCTGCCGCGAACAGAGCTCAGGGATGCGAGCTTCGAAAATTTATTCTACAAAATGGCTTCACAAAACCACCGATTGTACGAGGCGGTTTCACTCCGACATTCATCCTCGGCAAGAAATGCACGCCTCCAATTTACCTACGCAAACAGACCTTTTGGAGAAATACCGGGGCCTGGTGACCCTTGGGCATATTAAATACGACGAAGAACAGATAAGAGCTGTCATGAAGGTTGTTCTATCCACATTAATTTGACGATTATAAGAAAATTGACATCCTTGCAGCTTCGACGCCTGCACAAGGAGTTGATAGATTATGCCCCACCGGCGCATTCTGCCAACCTTCTGGGCCCACTTGCCCATCCGCCCTGTGAAGATCCAGAACAAGAGAAGCCTTGGTGGGTCTTCtcagagaaagaaatggaaacaaAGCAATTCGGGAAAGCGCTTGTCACACTCCGGGGCCACGCCGAAGAGTTAGGGGCTCTGGAAACGCCCAAAGTATGTATAGCAGGCTCTTGTGTTTTCGCCCAGTCCAGCTTATGCACTTTCTCTACCCAGGGTCTCCTTTTGACGGGACCTCCGGGGTCTGGAAAGAGTTTCTTGGTCGATCTTTGGTTTCAGTCCGTCCCAACGCCATACAAAGTTCGAAAGCACTATAGTCAGCTTGTGTTAGAGATCTATCGTGGAGTATGGGAGGAGACTAAACGACGGATGGGAGCACAGAATCAAATCGTATCCGAGGAAAGAGGTCCATGGAATAAGAACATTCGCGGACAAATGGAGCGCCTTTTGCGCGCAGGTTCTCTCCCTATTCGATGGGGAACTTTCAGACGCGTTTCCGCGGAATATACGAATCCATCCATCGCGTTCATGGTCGCAAAGAGACTTTTACTCAGACATTGGTTGCTAGTCTTCGATGAAATTCAGCTTCTAGACGTCTCGAGTGCAAATTTACTTGCTGATGTGCTGACTTGGTATTGGCGTATGGGTGGTGTCATTGTTGGCACTTCGAACAAAGTTCCTGATGAACTTTACCGCAACGGAGTTCAGCGGGAAAGATTGGAACCTTTCGTAGAGGCTCTGAAACTCAGGTGTCCTGTCACAGTTTTGGACGGTCAAAAAGACTGGCGGGAGGTACAAAGCGCGTCAGAGACCGACGGCCGTTCCTGGTTTACCTTTGATCAACGTTCCGCCTTCAATGACATCGTTGAAAGATATTATCCGGTCGATAAAGGTTGGCGTTAACGTCATTTCCCCTGAAATTT from Psilocybe cubensis strain MGC-MH-2018 chromosome 2, whole genome shotgun sequence encodes the following:
- a CDS encoding Lactation elevated protein 1-like protein B (Lactation elevated protein 1 homolog B) translates to MHASNLPTQTDLLEKYRGLVTLGHIKYDEEQIRAVMKLRRLHKELIDYAPPAHSANLLGPLAHPPCEDPEQEKPWWVFSEKEMETKQFGKALVTLRGHAEELGALETPKGLLLTGPPGSGKSFLVDLWFQSVPTPYKVRKHYSQLVLEIYRGVWEETKRRMGAQNQIVSEERGPWNKNIRGQMERLLRAGSLPIRWGTFRRVSAEYTNPSIAFMVAKRLLLRHWLLVFDEIQLLDVSSANLLADVLTWYWRMGGVIVGTSNKVPDELYRNGVQRERLEPFVEALKLRCPVTVLDGQKDWREVQSASETDGRSWFTFDQRSAFNDIVERYYPVDKESTSRMLRVFGRTIYIPSASGQLCKFSFSELCNETLGPADYLTIASNFSVIVITDIPILPLSLKDQARRFISLIDALYESRCRIICLGETTPDKLFFPESSAHSEVDMMMAESVAETQDIYRPNISSYDTPQMREAPSVPKVALSIDTLSIFSGEEEQFAFKRALSRLSEMTSAAYNRTNQWSPLPLSDRRWETELPHTGTVESSSAFIAKAEPRASAEYAQQHQLTQPRPEAPSRSATYDSDDFATEASCETVGPSFKRPQAPRINADHVWGVREDWGPGAKAWGLGPKLYARPEKRTKLETDTEVKRSVERTPKD